The Rhodococcus sp. ABRD24 genome contains the following window.
GACCACTGCCGCGCCATCTTCGCCGACACCACCAGCTCCCGCGCCTTCCGGATCACGTTGCGGTCGGTGCCTACCAGCGCGTTCTTCACATACTGCTGGGTGATGGTGGAGCCGCCGCCGGCGCTCTCCCGGCCCAGCAGGTTGTCCCGGCCGGCCCGCAGGAAGCCCGAGATCGAGTAACCAGGATTCGAGTAGAAGTCACGGTCCTCCGCCGAGAGCACCGCGTTCCGGACGGATCCGGGCACGGCCTCGAGCGGGACATCGGTGCGGTTGCCCTCCGGCGGGATCACCTTGGCGACGACGCTCGTCCCGTCCGACGCGAGGATGGTCGCCACCTGGTTGGTCTGCATGTCCGCGGGGCGTGGCACGTCGGCCAGCAGATACGCCGCGGCCAGCAGGACGACCGGCACGAGAACCACCAGCGCGAGGATGCGCAGGAATCGGCTGCGGCGGGTTCGAGGCCGACGCTCGGGCCGCTGGGGTTCTTCGGGTGTCATGCTGCTCGTGGGATTCACGCGCGCAACTTCCGGTCCGCAACTGGCGATCCAATCGAGCCCCAACCGGGGTCGGCTGGATCCGGTCGTCCCTCGATCCTCGCACTCCCGGGCGCGGACGGCACGTGATTGTCGATCCGGCGAGGACGGACCCGGCATACCCGACGCCGCTCCGATGTTTGCGGCGTCGCACCGCCGATCGGGGGAGCGGCGCGACGGAAACCGGAGCGGCGGCGAACCGTCGGCGCGCTCGGTCCGGAGGGTCCGGTAAGAAACGACGCCTGGCCGGACACTTCTTCGTATGGGAGAGGAACAGCCGGGATCGCCGGCATCGCGGGACAGAGTGCGGTTCACGACATTGTGGGACGACTTCGGCGGGCGGGTGTTCGCGTATGCCTGTCGGCATGTGGACCACCACACCGCTCAGGAGGTGGTGTCGGAGACGTTCCTGGTGGCGTGGCGACGACTGCCCGAGGTCCCCGACGAGGCGCTGCCGTGGCTGCTGGTGGTCGCCCGCAACACCATGTCCAACCACCGCCGCACCGACCGCCGCCGTGATGCACTGACGGAGAAGATGGCCCGCATCGAGCAGGTCGCCGGGTCCGCGCCGGGCGCCGATATCACCGTCACCGACCGTGCCGAGGTGCTCGCGGCCCTGGCGGCCCTCACCTCTACGGAGCGCGAAGCCCTGCTGTTGACCGCGTGGGACGGCTTGAGCGCCGCCGAAGCGGCCCGTGTCGTCGGGTGTTCCGTCCCTGCCATGCACGTCCGGCTCTTCCGGGCCCGACGCCGTATGCGCACCGAGGCAGCCACCGAATCCACCACCTCGACCCCGCTGCGGGTCGTCCCCCAACCGAGGAGCATCCGATGACGAAAGACCTGTTGAAGACCCTCGAAGGTATGCGGCCCGACACCGGGACCGACTCGCTGTTATGGCCGCAGCACCTGCAGGCGACGGAGCGCGCCCGCATCATGGCGACCACCACCGAACCGGCGAGCCCCGCCCGGCGGACCCGGCGGGTGGGCACCGTTGTCGCAGTCGCGGCCTTGATCGCCGCGGGCGGTGTCGGGGCGGCCGCCGCCTCCGGGATAATGCCGAAGGCGTTCACCGACCACTACTACTCCTGGAAAGAACCGGGGCCGGGGTCCACCCCGGTGGATCCGGCCGCAGCCGAGCGGATCGGATCCGTTCCCGGCCCGGACAGCTTTGTGCTCAGCGTCTTCGTGGCCCGCGGGGCCGGCGACCAACGGTGCATGGCTGCAGTGTTCGAGAGCCCCGAGAGCGCGGCGCGGCCCGGACCGTCGGAGTTCACCGACCTGGGCGGACGCTGCCGCCAGGGACCCGAGAGCGCCGGCGGTCTGGGTGACGGTGCTGGCACATTCCCCGTCGCGTCGTTCGGCGACGGTGGTGGCGGCGAGGTGCTACCGAACGCCGTGACCTTCGACGCGGCGGCGGGCGAGGCGGTGCGTGCCGAAATCCGCACCAGCACCGGGCAGGTGCTTCCCATGGTTCTCGCGGACGGCAGCTTCTTCGGCTGGTACCCGATGCCGCCGACGCCCGGCAGCCCCCGGCCGGTCCTCACCGGATACGCCGCCGACGGCACCGTCGTCGGCAGCTTCGAGATCGGGCCGAACTTCTAGGTGATCCGACTCGCGTTTTGCGCACTTATCGCGAGAAATCGGCCCCGGAACGCGCGATAAGTGCGCAAAACGCGGGGGAGGAGGGCGTCAGTCAGGTCCGCCGCCGCAGCACGATCACCCCACCGAGGACGACGACGC
Protein-coding sequences here:
- a CDS encoding RNA polymerase sigma factor, which gives rise to MGEEQPGSPASRDRVRFTTLWDDFGGRVFAYACRHVDHHTAQEVVSETFLVAWRRLPEVPDEALPWLLVVARNTMSNHRRTDRRRDALTEKMARIEQVAGSAPGADITVTDRAEVLAALAALTSTEREALLLTAWDGLSAAEAARVVGCSVPAMHVRLFRARRRMRTEAATESTTSTPLRVVPQPRSIR